The Vibrio chagasii genome includes a region encoding these proteins:
- a CDS encoding DASH family cryptochrome, protein MKKIGLYLFTNDLRINDNTLLHRASQLVDELLCVAVEPRLSTYSVRLSQEQENGAHRHLFIKQAIDDLALSLARLGQRLFVLERNTSEDLVQLVKSQQVTHFFASSHCAHDERQLVIDTLTQCPGLFISQQHHTTLFESDAFPFELTKLPRSFTKFRLQVEYLEIEIEESVITSLPPAPQTATECYRKPILESEASDAGDYVGGETAGLIHLENYFSNDYAGTYKQTRNALDGIENSTKFSPWLALGCVSPKTIYRHLKHFEAHRGANDSTYWIYFELLWREYFYWKCLTLGTSLFGRESSDLPNEHSLDTTSGSSFVKWKSGNTNYPIVDACMRQLNATGYMSNRGRQLVASCLIHELGIDWRHGAAYFESQLIDYDVASNWGNWAYIAGALNSQAAQNANKQNAANQSQSKSRHFDLVKQTEMYDPEHAFINKWHREDETSASIRYQDVI, encoded by the coding sequence ATGAAAAAGATTGGTCTCTATCTTTTTACAAATGACTTAAGAATAAACGACAACACACTACTGCACCGGGCGTCTCAGCTCGTCGATGAGCTACTATGCGTCGCGGTCGAACCAAGGCTTTCTACCTACTCTGTTCGACTTTCACAAGAACAGGAAAACGGGGCGCATCGTCACCTCTTCATTAAGCAAGCTATAGATGATTTAGCCTTGAGTTTGGCGCGTCTTGGACAACGCCTTTTTGTGTTAGAGCGAAATACGAGTGAGGACTTAGTTCAACTCGTCAAATCTCAGCAAGTGACACACTTTTTTGCCAGTTCGCATTGTGCCCATGACGAGCGACAGTTAGTAATTGATACGCTAACGCAGTGCCCTGGTTTATTCATCTCTCAACAACATCACACGACTTTGTTTGAGAGTGATGCGTTCCCCTTCGAACTTACTAAGCTACCTCGTTCGTTCACTAAGTTCCGTCTTCAAGTTGAATATTTAGAGATTGAGATAGAAGAGAGTGTAATAACTTCCCTTCCACCAGCGCCACAAACCGCTACCGAGTGTTATAGAAAGCCGATACTTGAATCGGAAGCCTCAGATGCAGGTGATTACGTAGGCGGCGAAACGGCAGGGTTAATCCACTTAGAAAACTACTTTTCAAATGACTATGCTGGTACCTACAAACAGACTCGAAACGCATTAGATGGCATCGAAAACTCTACTAAGTTTTCGCCATGGCTAGCATTAGGGTGTGTATCGCCAAAAACTATTTACCGTCACTTAAAGCACTTCGAAGCGCATCGTGGCGCGAACGATTCTACCTACTGGATTTATTTTGAGTTGTTGTGGCGTGAGTATTTCTACTGGAAGTGTTTAACGCTGGGGACATCGCTGTTTGGTCGAGAATCTAGTGATCTGCCAAATGAACATTCGCTCGACACCACTTCGGGATCAAGCTTCGTCAAGTGGAAAAGCGGCAACACCAACTACCCAATTGTTGATGCCTGCATGCGCCAGCTTAACGCAACGGGTTATATGTCTAACAGAGGCAGACAGCTGGTCGCGAGCTGCTTGATTCATGAGCTCGGTATTGATTGGCGCCACGGCGCCGCCTACTTCGAAAGCCAACTCATTGATTACGATGTCGCGTCGAATTGGGGTAATTGGGCTTATATCGCCGGAGCTTTAAATTCACAGGCTGCGCAAAACGCCAACAAACAAAATGCAGCCAATCAATCACAATCTAAATCCCGTCATTTCGATCTTGTTAAGCAGACAGAAATGTATGACCCAGAGCACGCCTTTATCAACAAGTGGCACCGGGAAGACGAGACATCAGCGTCAATTCGATATCAGGACGTAATATGA
- a CDS encoding SDR family oxidoreductase: protein MVEQLRLHILVIGGSGGIGLAVVKHLLSELSRFDFLDIRVAATYHSKKPEVDDKRLTWHQVDVTQESDIASLRSQFEQLDWLINCVGMLHTPELGPEKNLSSIDPEFFLKNMSVNTLPSLLLAKHFTPLLKASDNPKFAVVSAKVGSITDNRLGGWYSYRSSKAALNMFIKTMSIEWGRTIKKGTILALHPGTTDTALSKPFQANVPEGKLFDSAYVAHQLVDIIRTATPEQSGHFYAYNGEQLPW, encoded by the coding sequence ATGGTGGAGCAACTCAGATTACATATATTGGTTATTGGTGGTAGTGGCGGCATTGGCCTCGCCGTAGTTAAACACCTACTCTCTGAGCTGTCTCGCTTTGATTTTCTCGATATTCGTGTTGCAGCGACTTACCATTCTAAAAAGCCTGAGGTTGATGACAAACGCCTGACTTGGCACCAGGTTGACGTGACTCAAGAATCCGATATTGCCTCATTACGATCTCAATTTGAACAACTCGATTGGCTGATTAACTGCGTTGGGATGTTACATACTCCAGAACTTGGGCCTGAAAAGAATCTTTCGTCCATCGACCCAGAGTTCTTCCTCAAAAACATGTCTGTGAATACCCTACCAAGCTTGTTGCTCGCTAAGCATTTTACTCCTCTTCTCAAAGCAAGCGACAACCCCAAGTTTGCGGTGGTTTCCGCCAAGGTTGGCAGTATTACAGATAATCGATTAGGTGGCTGGTATAGCTATCGTTCATCAAAAGCAGCCCTCAACATGTTCATTAAAACCATGTCGATTGAATGGGGTCGCACCATTAAGAAAGGCACCATATTAGCGCTGCACCCAGGGACGACCGATACTGCGTTGTCGAAACCCTTTCAAGCAAATGTACCGGAAGGTAAGCTATTTGATTCGGCTTACGTGGCACATCAACTCGTCGACATTATTCGCACCGCCACACCAGAGCAAAGCGGACATTTTTACGCGTATAACGGGGAACAGTTACCTTGGTAA
- a CDS encoding IS110 family RNA-guided transposase codes for MNKFNTISIDLAKSVFQVAVFNRHGKRKLNQAMSKKKMLTVISQHPDATICIEACAASHYWGRTFQSRGHTVKMIPPQKVKPYRSGNKNDANDAIAIYEASLRSDIHAVPVKTPEQQDIAMLLSLRQSYIKQRTAVSLRIRGYAAECGITFPQGANKLRELLPFVIEDMENELTPTTRFVLRELHAQLLNLDEPIERVESQLIDFAKQIPACQLLITLRGVRWVIASAIFSRLGDASAYRNGRGASASLGLVPAHTGSGGKNKNHGISKSGDKTLRSLVVHGARAVVANIRDKEDRLSCWIRNLLERKSFNQVVVALANKTIRMACAMLKSNQSYNETLIA; via the coding sequence ATGAATAAATTTAACACAATCTCGATTGATTTAGCCAAATCCGTCTTTCAAGTCGCGGTATTTAACCGCCATGGCAAGCGTAAGTTGAACCAAGCTATGTCTAAAAAGAAAATGCTAACGGTCATCAGCCAACACCCTGACGCAACCATTTGCATAGAGGCCTGTGCAGCATCTCATTATTGGGGACGAACGTTTCAAAGCCGTGGTCATACCGTCAAAATGATACCTCCCCAAAAAGTGAAGCCGTATCGCAGTGGTAATAAGAACGATGCTAATGATGCTATCGCGATTTACGAAGCTTCCTTACGCTCCGATATTCATGCTGTACCTGTAAAAACACCGGAGCAGCAAGATATCGCAATGCTGCTGAGTTTAAGACAAAGCTATATAAAACAACGCACGGCAGTAAGTCTACGTATCCGTGGCTATGCAGCGGAATGTGGCATTACCTTCCCACAAGGAGCCAATAAACTGCGAGAACTACTCCCTTTCGTTATCGAAGATATGGAGAATGAATTAACACCGACAACTCGATTCGTTCTCCGAGAATTACATGCTCAGCTACTAAATCTTGATGAGCCTATCGAGAGAGTTGAATCGCAACTTATAGACTTTGCAAAGCAAATACCCGCTTGCCAGTTATTAATCACTTTACGAGGTGTACGTTGGGTGATTGCAAGTGCCATTTTTTCCCGTCTGGGTGACGCTTCGGCCTATAGAAATGGTCGAGGAGCTAGTGCGAGCTTAGGTTTAGTTCCGGCTCATACTGGCAGTGGTGGTAAGAACAAAAACCACGGAATAAGTAAATCAGGTGATAAAACCTTACGCTCTCTTGTCGTTCATGGAGCAAGAGCGGTGGTAGCGAATATCCGAGATAAAGAAGATCGCTTAAGTTGCTGGATACGAAACTTATTAGAAAGAAAGTCGTTTAACCAAGTGGTTGTCGCCCTTGCGAACAAAACGATCAGAATGGCTTGTGCCATGCTGAAAAGCAATCAATCTTATAATGAGACGTTAATCGCTTAA
- a CDS encoding cryptochrome/photolyase family protein, with translation MKYKTVRLILGDQLNIEHSWFDHVSDDVIYIIAELKQETDYVASHIQKVAAFFSAMGYFAEELTQRGHQVLHLTLDDTAQFKDLDAVLQHYTNEFNAEKFEYQRPDEYRLLEQLNKLKLPNTVKGSCDSEHFMFPFSEIEEQFPKDKHIMMEHFYRRMRKRFDILLDDGKPVGGKWNYDANNRKKLKKQDIENLPQPLMFANDISSILERIERHQVVTMGQVSDQLLWPVNRAQSLSLLAHFCQVCLPLFGHFQDAMTVEHDSKWSLYHSRLSFSLNSKLLSPSEVIDAALSAYHASSKQGAPSIDIAQVEGFIRQILGWREYIRAVYWANMPAYATKNHYSADRALPHYFWDGHTKMNCMKHAIDQSLEYAYAHHIQRLMVTGNFCLITGIAPDQVDSWYLGIYVDAIEWVEMPNTRGMALFADGGIIGTKPYSASGSYINRMSDYCKGCHYKIKERTGESSCPFNSLYWRFMDQHRDALNRNPRMGMLYRSWDNMDEQEQQAILDTAEQRLTNLENL, from the coding sequence ATGAAATACAAAACTGTACGCCTAATTTTAGGTGACCAGCTCAATATAGAGCACTCTTGGTTTGATCATGTTAGTGATGACGTAATCTACATCATCGCCGAACTTAAGCAGGAAACCGACTATGTTGCCTCGCACATCCAAAAAGTGGCGGCGTTCTTTTCTGCAATGGGTTATTTCGCTGAAGAACTAACACAACGTGGGCACCAAGTGTTGCATTTAACCTTGGATGATACGGCACAGTTTAAAGATCTCGACGCCGTTCTTCAGCACTACACAAACGAGTTTAACGCCGAGAAATTTGAATACCAGAGACCAGACGAATATCGTCTATTAGAACAACTTAACAAGCTCAAATTACCTAACACTGTCAAAGGGAGCTGCGACTCCGAGCACTTCATGTTTCCTTTTTCCGAAATCGAGGAACAGTTCCCGAAGGATAAACACATCATGATGGAGCACTTCTATCGTCGAATGAGGAAGCGTTTCGACATTCTCTTAGACGACGGAAAGCCAGTCGGCGGTAAATGGAACTATGATGCAAACAACCGTAAGAAACTCAAGAAACAGGACATCGAAAACCTGCCACAACCCTTGATGTTTGCCAACGATATCTCATCCATCCTAGAGCGCATCGAACGACATCAAGTAGTAACTATGGGGCAAGTTAGCGACCAATTGCTTTGGCCTGTGAATCGAGCGCAAAGTTTGTCTTTGCTCGCTCACTTCTGCCAAGTTTGTCTGCCGCTATTTGGCCACTTTCAAGACGCAATGACCGTGGAACACGACTCAAAATGGAGCTTGTATCACAGCCGACTCTCGTTCTCGTTAAACAGCAAGCTTCTTAGCCCTAGCGAAGTTATTGATGCAGCTCTTTCAGCTTATCACGCATCCTCTAAGCAAGGTGCGCCCTCTATCGATATAGCACAGGTCGAAGGGTTTATTCGTCAGATATTGGGTTGGCGTGAATACATACGGGCGGTGTATTGGGCGAACATGCCGGCTTACGCTACCAAGAACCACTACTCAGCAGACCGAGCGTTGCCGCATTACTTTTGGGATGGCCACACTAAGATGAATTGCATGAAGCACGCGATTGATCAGTCTCTAGAGTATGCTTATGCCCACCATATTCAAAGGCTCATGGTAACGGGCAACTTTTGCTTAATCACAGGCATTGCACCAGACCAAGTCGACAGTTGGTACCTCGGCATTTACGTTGATGCAATTGAATGGGTTGAAATGCCAAATACGCGAGGTATGGCACTGTTTGCGGATGGCGGGATCATAGGAACCAAACCATACTCTGCCAGCGGTTCGTACATTAATCGCATGAGTGACTACTGCAAAGGCTGTCATTACAAGATTAAAGAGCGCACTGGTGAAAGTTCATGCCCGTTCAACAGTTTGTATTGGCGCTTTATGGATCAACACCGCGATGCCTTAAACCGAAACCCTCGCATGGGAATGCTTTATCGTTCTTGGGACAACATGGATGAACAAGAACAGCAAGCGATACTAGATACCGCAGAACAACGACTAACTAATTTGGAGAACTTATAA
- a CDS encoding universal stress protein, producing MEYRHILVAVELSDDTKVLIDRATFFADKLDAGISFVYIDGTHGEIYPELVDIQANDGDLPINQDAVNHLKEFEAYAKHPIKHIFVGTGDLNDKLKNTISENNVDLLMCGHHHDFWHKLISHSKQIIDTSPIDILVVPME from the coding sequence ATGGAATACCGACATATTCTAGTCGCCGTTGAATTGTCTGACGACACCAAAGTACTGATTGATAGAGCGACTTTCTTCGCGGATAAACTCGATGCGGGTATTTCGTTTGTCTACATCGATGGTACGCATGGAGAAATCTACCCCGAGCTAGTTGATATTCAAGCAAATGACGGGGATTTACCCATCAATCAAGATGCCGTTAACCACTTGAAGGAGTTCGAGGCTTACGCAAAGCACCCTATTAAGCATATTTTTGTAGGTACGGGCGATTTGAACGATAAGCTCAAGAACACGATCTCAGAAAATAACGTTGACCTATTAATGTGCGGCCATCACCATGATTTTTGGCATAAGCTTATCTCCCACTCGAAACAGATAATCGACACCTCTCCGATTGATATCTTGGTCGTTCCGATGGAATAG